From the Hylaeus volcanicus isolate JK05 chromosome 4, UHH_iyHylVolc1.0_haploid, whole genome shotgun sequence genome, one window contains:
- the LOC128875427 gene encoding adenosine 5'-monophosphoramidase HINT1 isoform X1 codes for MILKMKLFLNLGLISSKRLPYLRTNLFSHSHCWRKMATEVEKAQAAAPGGDTIFGKILRKEIPCNFIYEDDKCVAFQDVNPQAPVHFLVIPRKPIQQLSKAEDEDEGVLGHLMLVARKVAKQQGLDNGFRLVVNDGKDGAQSVFHLHLHVLGGRQLQWPPG; via the exons ATGATActtaaaatgaaactatttttgAACCTCGGGTTGATTTCGTCTAAACGGCTGCCGTACTTGCGCACCAATCTCTTCAGTCACTCGCACTGCTGGAGAAAAATGGCGACTGAAGTGGAAAAGGCGCAGGCTGCAGCTCCTGGAGGTGATACGATTTTCGGGAAAATACTGCGCAAAGAGATAccttgtaatttcatttacgaGGATGATAAG TGCGTCGCATTTCAAGACGTCAACCCTCAAGCACCTGTGCATTTTTTGGTGATTCCACGGAAACCAATTCAACAACTGTCAAAAGCAGAGGACGAAGACGAAGGTGTCCTGGGACATTTAATGCTAGTCGCGCGTAAAGTGGCGAAGCAGCAAGGCCTTGATAATGGTTTTCGTTTAGTCGTAAACGACGGAAAAGACGGTGCACAGTCTGTATTCCATTTACACCTTCATGTTCTCGGTGGTCGTCAATTGCAGTGGCCCCCTGGTTAA
- the LOC128875423 gene encoding cyclin-dependent kinase 4-like — MAGTSRRPSSELGHDLSSPTPSKKSKFAEALSEGAPESEHELSTEELKSVEKLACSVAATLSGKTKDLISGAVTPGTSPFEISEESLDSTKQLIQTSLEGPAKVTAGTSKEGQFGSFETIAQMKFGQQELSGGPSKSPETDSEVQIQTSLLGEDALYQELSLIGNGAYGTVYKAKDLNTGQVVALKKVRVPLTEDGLPTSTLREIATLKQLERFEHPHIVRLLDVCQGNYLHLPSADGRSERPDRGLTLWLVFEHVERDLASYMSSCPRPGIPSQLVKRMSKEILKGVEFLHSHRIIHRDLKPQNLLVSKEGRIKIADFGLAKTYDFEMRLTSVVVTQWYRAPEVLLGCSYATPVDIWSVGCILAELSRLEPLFPGTSEGDQLDRIFQVIGTPSQEEWPENVSLSWTAFACRPPKPLAAIIPDLNEDGLDLIKNLLMFDPHSRLTAAQALRHRYFTEDDS; from the exons ATGGCTGGAACGTCTCGCCGTCCGAGCTCAGAGCTCGGACACGATCTCTCGTCCCCGACGCCGTCGAAGAAGTCAAAGTTCGCCGAGGCGTTGAGCGAAGGAGCACCGGAATCGGAACATGAACTGAGCACCGAGGAATTGAAGAGCGTGGAGAAATTGGCGTGCTCGGTGGCAGCGACGTTGTCCGGTAAAACGAAAGATTTGATCTCGGGAGCGGTTACACCGGGAACCAGTCCGTTCGAGATCAGCGAGGAGTCGTTGGACAGCACCAAGCAACTCATTCAAACTAGTTTAGAAGGGCCGGCGAAGGTAACGGCCGGCACTTCGAAGGAAGGACAGTTCGGCAGCTTCGAAACGATCGCTCAGATGAAGTTCGGCCAGCAGGAGCTATCCGGCGGCCCGAGCAAAAGTCCAGAGACGGACAGCGAAGTGCAGATTCAAACTTCGCTGCTGGGCGAGGACGCGCTGTACCAGGAACTGTCGCTGATCGGCAACGGTGCCTACGGTACCGTTTACAAGGCCAAGGACTTGAACACGGGACAGGTTGTCGCCCTCAAGAAAGTCCGTGTACCGCTGACCGAGGACGGGCTACCTACGTCCACCTTAAGGGAAATCGCTACCTTGAAACAGCTCGAAAGGTTCGAGCATCCGCACATT GTAAGATTGCTGGACGTTTGCCAAGGAAATTACCTGCATTTGCCATCCGCCGATGGTAGATCGGAGAGGCCAGATCGAGGACTCACCTTGTGGCTGGTGTTTGAGCATGTGGAAAGAGATCTCGCGTCCTACATGTCCTCGTGTCCACGACCTGGTATTCCGTCGCAGCTGGTGAAGCGGATGTCGAAGGAGATACTGAAGGGTGTCGAATTTTTACACAGTCACAGAATCATACACAGAGACTTGAAGCCTCAGAATCTCCTCGTGTCGAAAGAAGGGAGAATAAAGATCGCTGATTTCGGACTGGCGAAGACGTACGATTTCGAAATGCGATTGACTTCCGTG GTCGTGACACAGTGGTATCGAGCCCCTGAGGTACTTCTGGGATGTTCTTATGCGACTCCTGTTGACATCTGGTCTGTGGGGTGCATACTAGCAGAATTGAGTCGACTCGAACCCCTATTTCCTGGGACGAGCGAAGGTGATCAACTCGATAGGATTTTTCA aGTAATAGGAACCCCATCGCAAGAAGAATGGCCCGAGAACGTGTCCTTAAGTTGGACAGCTTTCGCCTGCAGGCCACCAAAACCATTAGCGGCAATAATACCTGATCTCAACGAAGATGGACtagatttaattaagaatttgcTTATGTTCGACCCTCATAGTCGATTGACTGCGGCTCAAGCTCTAAGACACCGGTACTTTACCGAAGACGACTCGTGA
- the LOC128875426 gene encoding dihydrofolate reductase isoform X2: protein MHLQLNLIAAACEGMGIGVNGTLPWKLKSEMAFFTSMTTKTKNKDKKNVVLMGRRTWECIPKKYKPLKNRINMVLTSQFLNFGDQAIVCKSIPQALEIISQPPLKDQVENIWVIGGSSVYKAAMESPNFHRLYLTRIKKHFDCDTFFPPIPNTFILQQDETVPQGVQEEEGTQFVYEVYEKK, encoded by the exons ATGCATTTACAGTTAAATTTAATCGCGGCTGCATGCGAAGGTATGGGAATTGGTGTAAATGGAACCTTACCATGGAAGCTTAA AAGTGAAATGGCATTCTTTACGAGCATGACtacgaaaacgaaaaataaagataaaaaaaacgtTGTCCTTATGGGACGAAGGACGTGGGAATGTATTCCTAAGAAATATAAACcattaaaaaatcgaataaacatGGTTCTAACGTCGCAATTCTT GAATTTCGGGGACCAGGCAATTGTATGCAAAAGCATTCCGCAAGCTCTCGAAATTATTTCGCAACCTCCGCTGAAAGATCaagttgaaaatatatggGTAATTGGAGGGAGTTCTGTGTACAAG GCTGCTATGGAGTCTCCTAATTTCCATAGATTATACCTgacgagaataaaaaaacatttcgatTGCGACACTTTTTTCCCGCCGATTCCTAATACTTTCATCTTGCAGCA AGATGAAACCGTTCCTCAAGGTGTTCAAGAGGAAGAAGGTACGCAATTCGTGTACGAAGTGTACGAAAAGAAGTAA
- the LOC128875426 gene encoding dihydrofolate reductase isoform X1 — translation MRKMHLQLNLIAAACEGMGIGVNGTLPWKLKSEMAFFTSMTTKTKNKDKKNVVLMGRRTWECIPKKYKPLKNRINMVLTSQFLNFGDQAIVCKSIPQALEIISQPPLKDQVENIWVIGGSSVYKAAMESPNFHRLYLTRIKKHFDCDTFFPPIPNTFILQQDETVPQGVQEEEGTQFVYEVYEKK, via the exons A tgAGAAAAATGCATTTACAGTTAAATTTAATCGCGGCTGCATGCGAAGGTATGGGAATTGGTGTAAATGGAACCTTACCATGGAAGCTTAA AAGTGAAATGGCATTCTTTACGAGCATGACtacgaaaacgaaaaataaagataaaaaaaacgtTGTCCTTATGGGACGAAGGACGTGGGAATGTATTCCTAAGAAATATAAACcattaaaaaatcgaataaacatGGTTCTAACGTCGCAATTCTT GAATTTCGGGGACCAGGCAATTGTATGCAAAAGCATTCCGCAAGCTCTCGAAATTATTTCGCAACCTCCGCTGAAAGATCaagttgaaaatatatggGTAATTGGAGGGAGTTCTGTGTACAAG GCTGCTATGGAGTCTCCTAATTTCCATAGATTATACCTgacgagaataaaaaaacatttcgatTGCGACACTTTTTTCCCGCCGATTCCTAATACTTTCATCTTGCAGCA AGATGAAACCGTTCCTCAAGGTGTTCAAGAGGAAGAAGGTACGCAATTCGTGTACGAAGTGTACGAAAAGAAGTAA
- the LOC128875428 gene encoding translation machinery-associated protein 7 homolog produces MSSREGGKKKPLKAPKKDSKVLDDEDLAYKQKQKEQQKALAEAAKKASQRGPLVTGGIKKSGKK; encoded by the coding sequence atgtcGAGTCGTGAGGGCGGTAAGAAGAAGCCCCTTAAGGCGCCGAAAAAGGATTCGAAAGTTTTGGATGACGAAGACCTAGCGTACAAGCAAAAGCAGAAGGAACAACAGAAAGCACTCGCCGAGGCTGCAAAGAAGGCAAGCCAAAGGGGACCTCTCGTCACGGGCGGCATAAAGAAATCCGGCAAAAAATGA
- the LOC128875427 gene encoding adenosine 5'-monophosphoramidase HINT1 isoform X2, whose product MATEVEKAQAAAPGGDTIFGKILRKEIPCNFIYEDDKCVAFQDVNPQAPVHFLVIPRKPIQQLSKAEDEDEGVLGHLMLVARKVAKQQGLDNGFRLVVNDGKDGAQSVFHLHLHVLGGRQLQWPPG is encoded by the exons ATGGCGACTGAAGTGGAAAAGGCGCAGGCTGCAGCTCCTGGAGGTGATACGATTTTCGGGAAAATACTGCGCAAAGAGATAccttgtaatttcatttacgaGGATGATAAG TGCGTCGCATTTCAAGACGTCAACCCTCAAGCACCTGTGCATTTTTTGGTGATTCCACGGAAACCAATTCAACAACTGTCAAAAGCAGAGGACGAAGACGAAGGTGTCCTGGGACATTTAATGCTAGTCGCGCGTAAAGTGGCGAAGCAGCAAGGCCTTGATAATGGTTTTCGTTTAGTCGTAAACGACGGAAAAGACGGTGCACAGTCTGTATTCCATTTACACCTTCATGTTCTCGGTGGTCGTCAATTGCAGTGGCCCCCTGGTTAA